AAGCAGGCGCTTTATTAATCAACCAGCGACAAGCGCCAGTCATCCACAATTGCCTGTTTGGCATTTCTCGCATTGAATCAGACGAATCGGGGGgctgtactccgtagccATCGTTTCTTATAAAACCGCCCCCGTGCCGCGGTGGAAAAGTTGCCGCCGGCTCTCACCTATCAAAGCCCGTGCCAGGCCGGAGCTCGGCTCCACCCGGCGGAAGGAAACCCGCCGCAGACGGGCTGAGCAGAAATGACAAATTGCCCGCCCGCCGGAGAATATAGAATAAAGAGCTTCTGGGACTTCCAACCCCCGTTGCCGTTCTTGGGCCCTCGCATCTCATCTACTGTATCTGCGCAAAATAACCCGTCATGACGGATTCCGCCCCGCCGAAGCGATTGGCCTGCATCCCGTGCACAAAGGCAAAGCGCAAGTGCAGCAAGCAGACGCCGGCCTGTCACCGCTGCAACGACAAGCAGATCGTCTGTCGCTATCCCGCTCCACGCATTGCGCCCCCGTACGATCTCGTCTTCTCGCAGGACGGCGCCGTTTCCGTAGTTCCAGCGCCCTCGGACAGGAATCCGCTGCCCACCCCGCCGTCTCAGATTGGGGAGAGTCAGGAActagagcagcagcagcagcagatccaCGCTGCCAATACTGAGCTCACGCGCTCAGTGGCTCCAGTATCGGCAGATGCTCTGCAGAATCCGTGGTTTCTGTCCCCATTATCATGGACCATCGACCACAAGACCGGCCCCATCCCGTCACAAATCTACTTTAGCGATGAGGCTCTCACGTACTTTATCGGCCAGCTTCAGGTGTGGCTGAAGCAATGGATTACCGAAGGCCACTGTCCCTTTATCCATTCTCAGCTGTGGAGAATCCATCTTCCGGAGAACGTTCAGGATGCGTTTACCTCCCTTTCGGCATATCACTCCAAGACGCCCGCGACTGAGAAAATGGTGCTTCGCATCATTGAGACCCGCGTCAACAACCTGGTGAATGAGCAGAATCCCACCGACGTGGGCGACTTTGGCGTCGTCATGCTCGACCCCGCGTGCCATCTCGCAAGGACACAGGCCCTTCTGATATACAAAATCATCCGCCTCTTCGATGGCGACATTCGCGCCCGTGCCCAAGCCGAGAAGAACATTGATACTCTTTCTCTCTGGGCTCGACAGCTATGGCAGAGCGCCGGACTTGGCGTAGCTTCTAACCATAAAGACCTTGTCAACAAGCCACATTCCAACCCAGTCGATACGCAGCTACGGACAGATGGCTCTCCCTCGTGTACATGGCAGGCGTGGATATTTTCCGAGTCTGTTCGGCGTACTTATTTGACCGCGACTCTCACAGAGGCCGTATACTTGACGCTGAAGCAAGGGTTTGCTCCCTGCCCCGGCGGCATCATATTCTCCTGTGGTGCAGGTCTTTGGGATGCGCCGACGCCTTTCACTTGGTTGAAGCATTATCAGTCAAACATCGTCAACTCTATTCGTTGTGTCGAAGGAGAACACTTGTTTTCCCACGTCAAAGCATCAGATGTGGATGAGTTTTGCCACGCTACGATGATTGTATCGTATGGGCTGGAGCGGTTTGAACGGTGGTGCAACGAGAATATATGAATGGCCATGACTTTTGTGGTTTTTGGTTCAGCATTTCTGGATATATTGTATAACAATtccgtttttttttttttttttttttttttcttttgccccATGTTTGATTTCACTTTTTCACTGCATTGAAGCTTTTAGCCGTCGTTTGGTTGCGTTGCTGAGAGGAGTTGGCGTTTGGTGGATTcattcatcttcaaggcTTTGGGCTTGTGCCATACATGAGCACAACTTGGTAAATACTCAGGATACTATGACCTCTGTCGATTATCTCCGTATTCAACATGTAAGACGTCACTACACCAATCAATCTGCTTCGATCGCGCTCTGTGCCTGTCTGTAATTCCGCGTAAGCTGTGAAGCCATCGCTCGGCATTGGCTGGGCGGCTTTTTCGCGACTCCACCAACACACATCACCTCCTTGCATGTGACGCCAGGAGAAGCAAATGAAAACCACGACTATTGCCCTTTGAGGAATCGCGCAGCAGTGAGGGAGCCAATCGTGAGCTGAGAACCCTcgtaaaataaaaaaccaCCTCCGCAAGTCTGTGCTTAAGCTAAACGGCGAAGGAAGATCCAGGCTAGGAAATCTGGGCTGGATCGAAATCAACAAGGAACGCGTATCGTCCGAATACAGTCTGTGTTACAAGACAGAAATCCAAATACAACAAGGGTTTATACATATAaaagataagaagaaaaagaccaaAGAGATTTATAAGAGATACATCAGTATTGCTCATCATGTGTCGGTTCTTCATGCTAAGGCAAACCCGCCAATGCATGTGAAATTAATCGATGCGACGCCGCGTGGGCTAACGAAACCGGGGATCCTGggctgaaaaagaagaagcggcacAGAGAGTGTACGAGTCACGTACCTGCAGCTCATGCAACCACGGCACCAATCCGCAAGTACAGCTCAGGTACTTGAGCCTCAGCCCAGTGGTGCGACGCAGCTGAATCGAGGTATCTGCATGCAGCTGCTACTCTACAGTTATaccagcaccaccaaaaCTCCCCCAAAACAACATCCTTTCCCTCCCAATCGCACTGGTGGCGATACTGTACCAATTAATAACAGAGGCTGGAGCGCTGTAGAGCTGCAAACCATTCGTTAACTGCAGCCTGAATACTTTCTCTATATTGTACTGCCAGCGATTCTTCGAGAGCTTCAGTTgcggctccagctccatcgcTGCTGGCAACAAACAACATCGAAATGCTCTTTGGAAATCTCTGGCGCGCCGCGCTGGCGACAGCTGGTGAGTGTTTCCCACCTGATGCTATATCTTACATCGCCATTATCCCCTCGAATCAATTCGGATTCATTCAGATCAAGTCACTGACAGCTTCTCGTCTTTTGTTGCACAGCATCCTTCGCAGCATCGGCCCTCGCTGACGATACCAACAACCCCACCGGCCAGTCGACCTTCATCTCTCCCGATGGCTccctcgccttcgccttcacCGTTCCCGACAACGGCAACACAGACATCTACTTCAGCCTGCGCGTCTCTACAGATCGCTCTTGGGGCGCCATCGGCCTCGGCAGCGACGACATGCCTGGCGCCCTGTTCCTCATCCTCTATCGCAGCAAGAATAATCACGACAACGTCACCTTTTC
This genomic stretch from Trichoderma breve strain T069 chromosome 1, whole genome shotgun sequence harbors:
- a CDS encoding fungal zn(2)-Cys(6) binuclear cluster domain-containing protein; amino-acid sequence: MTDSAPPKRLACIPCTKAKRKCSKQTPACHRCNDKQIVCRYPAPRIAPPYDLVFSQDGAVSVVPAPSDRNPLPTPPSQIGESQELEQQQQQIHAANTELTRSVAPVSADALQNPWFLSPLSWTIDHKTGPIPSQIYFSDEALTYFIGQLQVWLKQWITEGHCPFIHSQLWRIHLPENVQDAFTSLSAYHSKTPATEKMVLRIIETRVNNLVNEQNPTDVGDFGVVMLDPACHLARTQALLIYKIIRLFDGDIRARAQAEKNIDTLSLWARQLWQSAGLGVASNHKDLVNKPHSNPVDTQLRTDGSPSCTWQAWIFSESVRRTYLTATLTEAVYLTLKQGFAPCPGGIIFSCGAGLWDAPTPFTWLKHYQSNIVNSIRCVEGEHLFSHVKASDVDEFCHATMIVSYGLERFERWCNENI